From a region of the Sebastes umbrosus isolate fSebUmb1 chromosome 10, fSebUmb1.pri, whole genome shotgun sequence genome:
- the LOC119496237 gene encoding gap junction alpha-5 protein-like, which translates to MADWSLLGNFLEEVQEHSTSVGKVWLTILFIFRILVLGTAAESTWGDEQEDFNCDTEQPGCENVCYDRAFPIAHIRYWVLQIVFVSTPSLIYMGHAMHTVRREEKRRNREEEEDGEGGEREEDTGGGDGGGGGGRKEKQGRKGEKDREKEEDKGQSAGRVRLKGALLQTYILSILIRSIMEVVFLILQYFMYGVFLHPLYVCKAWPCPHPVNCYVSRPTEKNVFIVFMMAVSAVSLVLSVIELHHLAWRHCCRRCFFRKKAVACANASLARQLSLSPPPPSTPPPDFNQCVIGSTHFLPLPFPNHRLANQQNSENMATEKHKMATAAAEEVNHLQMSCYSPGWQGTANNAIRDGGYLRTDSNSYSPGSRDISCPPQVQNGGPDGLVLCPNGGLCQKDKRRFSKTSGTSSRTSSRTRADDLSV; encoded by the exons ATGGCAGACTGGAGCCTGCTGGGAAACTTCCTGGAGGAAGTTCAGGAGCACTCTACCTCTGTTGGCAAG GTGTGGCTGACCATCCTGTTTATCTTCCGTATCCTGGTGCTCGGGACCGCCGCCGAGTCGACGTGGGGAGACGAACAGGAAGACTTCAACTGTGACACCGAGCAGCCGGGCTGCGAGAACGTTTGTTACGACCGAGCCTTCCCTATAGCTCATATACGATACTGG GTGCTCCAGatcgtgtttgtgtccactcCCAGTCTGATCTACATGGGCCACGCCATGCACACTGTTcgcagagaggagaagaggaggaacagagaggaggaggaggatggagagggaggagagagagaggaggacacaggaggaggtgacggaggagggggaggaggaagaaaagagaaacaggggaggaaaggagagaaggacagagaaaaggaggaggataAAGGTCAATCAGCAGGTCGGGTCCGTCTGAAGGGAGCGCTGCTGCAGACTTACATCCTGAGTATCCTGATACGAAGCATCATGGAG GTGGTGTTTCTGATTCTCCAGTACTTCATGTATGGAGTCTTCCTCCATCCTCTGTATGTCTGCAAG gcCTGGCCGTGTCCACATCCAGTGAACTGTTACgtctccagaccaacagagaaaAACGTCTTCATAGTGTTCATGATGGCCGTGTCGGCTGTCTCTCTGGTCCTCAGTGTGATTGAACTGCATCACCTGGCGTGGAGACACTGCTGCAg GCGCTGTTTCTTCAGGAAGAAGGCCGTCGCTTGCGCTAACGCGTCGCTGGCCCGgcagctctctctgtctcctccaccGCCGTCAACCCCGCCTCCAGACTTCAACCAGTGCGTAATTGGCTCCACACACTTCCTGCCCCTCCCGTTCCCCAACCACCGCCTCGCCAACCAACAAAACTCAGAGAACATGGCCACCGAGAAGCACAAGAtggccaccgccgccgccgagGAGGTGAACCACCTCCAGATGAGCTGCTACTCGCCCGGGTGGCAGGGGACCGCTAACAATGCGATCCGAGACGGCGGATACCTGAGGACGGACAGTAACTCCTACAGCCCTGGGAGCCGGGACATCAGCTGTCCTCCTCAGGTCCAGAACGGCGGCCCAGACGGGCTGGTGCTTTGCCCGAACGGAGGGCTCTGTCAAAAGGACAAACGGAGATTCAGCAAAACCAGCGGAACGAGCAGCCGAACGAGCAGCCGAACGAGAGCAGACGACCTCTCtgtttag